The Acomys russatus chromosome 3, mAcoRus1.1, whole genome shotgun sequence genome has a window encoding:
- the Il17rb gene encoding interleukin-17 receptor B, with amino-acid sequence MLPVLLSLAAMCRSALLREPTIQCGSERGPSPEWMVQHTLTPGDLRDLQVELVKTGVATEDFSILMNISWILRADASIRLLKATKICVTGKSNMRSYSCVRCNYTEAFQSQTRPSGGKWTFFYVGFPVELSTLYLIGAHNIPNANMNEDSPSLSVNFTSPGCLNHVMKYKKQCIEAGSLWDPNITACKKNEKTVEVNFTTNPLGNTYTVLIRRTVLLGVSRVLEPHQNRLTRTSVAVPVEEGSEGAVVELTPYLHTCGNDCIRREGTVTLCSETSAPFPPENNRSILGGWLPLLLVLVVATWVLAIGIYLTRRRGRSKTSFPVTSMLLPLVKVLVVYPSEICFHHTVCRFTDFLQNYCRSEVILEKWQKKKIAEMGPVQWLTTQKQAADKVVFLLSGDVHTLCDSACGHSEGSAREDSQDLFPLAFNLFCSDLSSQTHLHKYLVVCLGGADVKGDYSALSVCPKYRLMKDAAAFHTELLKATQNMSMRKRSQACQGSCQPW; translated from the exons ATGCTACCAGTGTTGCTGAGCCTAGCTGCAATGTGCAGGAGCGCCCTGCTCCGAGAGCCG ACTATTCAGTGTGGCTCTGAGAGAG GGCCATCTCCAGAGTGGATGGTCCAACACACTCTCACTCCAGGAGACTTGAGGGACCTCCAAGTGGAACTTGTGAAAACAGGTGTTGCAACAGAGGACTTTTCAATTTTGATGAACATAAGCTGGATACTCCGGGCAGATG CCAGCATACGCCTGTTGAAGGCCACCAAGATCTGTGTGACTGGCAAAAGCAACATGCGGTCATACAGCTGCGTGAGGTGCAACTACACAGAGGCCTTCCAAAGTCAGACCAGACCTTCCGGCGGCAAA TGGACATTCTTCTATGTAGGCTTTCCTGTGGAGCTGAGCACACTCTATCTCATCGGGGCCCATAATATCCCCAATGCTAATATGAATGAGGACAGCCCTTCTTTGTCTGTGAACTTCACCTCACCAG GCTGCCTGAATCACGTAATGAAATATAAGAAGCAGTGCATTGAGGCTG GAAGCCTATGGGACCCAAATATCACTGCTTGTAAGAAGAATGAGAAGACCGTTGAAGTGAATTTCACAACCAATCCCCTTGGAAATACATACACGGTTCTCATTCGACGGACCGTGTTGTTGGGGGTTTCTAGAGTGCTGGAG CCACACCAGAATAGACTGACGCGGACATCTGTAGCCGTTCCTGTGGAAGAGGGCAGTGAAGGTGCTGTGGTTGAG CTGACTCCATACTTACACACCTGTGGCAATGACTGCATCCGACGTGAAGGAACAGTTACGTTATGCTCAGAGACCAGTGCTCCCTTCCCTCCAGAGAACA ACAGAAGTATTCTGGGAGGCTGGCTGCCTCTCCtcctggtgctggtggtggctACGTGGGTGCTGGCCATTGGGATCTACCTAACTCGGAGGCGAG GAAGGAGCAAGACCTCCTTTCCAGTTACCTCCATGCTCCTGCCCCTCGTTAAGGTCCTGGTGGTCTACCCATCTGAGATATGTTTCCACCACACAGTCTGTCGCTTCACTGACTTTCTTCAAAACTATTGCAGAAGTGAGGTCATCCTTGAAaaatggcagaaaaagaaaatagccgAGATGGGTCCTGTGCAGTGGCTTACCACGCAGAAGCAAGCAGCAGATAAAGTGGTCTTCCTCCTTTCCGGTGATGTGCACACCCTTTGTGACAGTGCCTGTGGCCACAGTGAGGGCAGTGCCAGGGAGGACTCTCAGGACCTGTTCCCTCTGGCCTTTAACCTTTTTTGTAGCGATCTCAGCAGCCAGACTCATCTGCACAAATACCTGGTAGTCTGTCTTGGAGGAGCGGATGTCAAAGGCGACTACAGTGCTCTGAGCGTCTGCCCCAAGTATCGTCTCATGAAGGATGCTGCTGCTTTCCACACAGAACTCCTCAAAGCGACACAAAACATGTCAATGAGAAAACGGTCACAAGCCTGCCAAGGCAGCTGTCAGCCTTGGTAG